One part of the Phragmites australis chromosome 3, lpPhrAust1.1, whole genome shotgun sequence genome encodes these proteins:
- the LOC133912717 gene encoding diacylglycerol kinase 1-like isoform X1 produces MRMAWLKDKFEMHKLHWYIRSPTPSEFWISVVACFTVSLVGLWTFLYFFSLWRRKISISWMKMIARSKRRNIERNHKVPTSEHVWSTESLFRAKGLRCCVCLESISPAQPLGQMMMSENLVHRCNVCGAAAHIICSSNSQDCKCVSMFGSKHVIHQWTVVWTDRADQSEEGQYCCYCEEPCSESFLGSPPIYCCMWCQRLVHVDCQSAMATETGDICDLGLFKRLILSPLFIRTMSKSGGILSSITHGANEFASTVRGHLRSRSKKQKHPNRLPSDSTLGDSNDDSSSDTTLNFNQRAKDLKATGVSPQRSAESEHDSSESDCRELISEPRRFSNDETGGAKLTYALSHMPADARPLLVFINKRSGAQRGDSLKHRLHFLLNPVQVFELSSSQGPETGLFLFRKVSHFRILVCGGDGTVGWLLDAIDRQNYESPPPVAILPAGTGNDLSRVLSWGGGLGAVEKQGGLCTVLHDIEHAAVTILDRWKVTVQDKKSKNVLLVKYMNNYLGIGCDAKVALDIHNLREENPEKFYSQFLNKVLYAREGAKSIIDRTFADLPWQLRLEVDGTEIEIPEDSEGVLVANIPSYMGGVDLWQDEDENPENFDPQSIHDKMLEVVSITGTWHLGTLQFGLSRARRIAQGQTIKIRMFAPLPVQVDGEPWVQNPCTLKISHHGQAFMLRRTIEESLGQAAAIVTDVLEHAESSHVITASQKRALLQEMALRLS; encoded by the exons ATGAGAATGGCCTGGTTGAAAGACAAATTCGAAATGCATAAGCTCCACTGGTACATTAGATCCCCTACTCCATCAGAGTTTTGGATATCAGTCGTTGCTTGCTTCACTGTTAGTTTAGTTGGTCTTTGGACATTTTTGTACTTCTTTTCACTGTGGCGGCGAAAGATCAGTATAAGCTGGATGAAAATGATTGCCAGATCGAAGAGGAGGAATATTGAAAGAAACCACAAGGTTCCTACTTCTGAACATGTTTGGAGTACAGAATCTTTGTTTCGTGCAAAAGGGCTGAGGTGCTGTGTATGCTTGGAATCTATTTCACCTGCCCAGCCCCTTGGGCAAATGATGATGTCAGAAAATTTGGTTCACCGTTGCAATGTTTGTGGTGCAGCTGCACACATAATCTGCTCTTCGAATTCTCAGGACTGTAAATGTGTCTCAATGTTTGGGTCCAAACATGTGATCCATCAATGGACTGTAGTCTGGACAGATAGAGCTGATCAATCTGAAGAAGGTCAGTATTGTTGTTACTGTGAGGAGCCATGCAGTGAATCTTTTCTTGGAAGTCCTCCCATATACTGCTGCATGTGGTGCCAACGATTGGTGCATGTTGATTGCCAGTCAGCCATGGCTACTGAAACAGGTGATATTTGTGACCTTGGCCTGTTCAAGCGCCTTATTCTTTCGCCACTTTTTATCAGGACTATGAGCAAATCTGGTGGCATCTTAAGTTCTATAACTCATGGAGCAAATGAATTTGCATCCACTGTGCGAGGACACCTTAGGAGCCGAAGCAAAAAGCAGAAGCATCCCAACAGATTGCCTTCTGACTCTACCCTTGGTGACAGTAACGATGATTCATCAAGTGACACCACGTTGAATTTTAACCAGAGGGCTAAGGATTTAAAAGCAACTGGGGTCAGTCCTCAGAGGAGTGCTGAGAGTGAGCATGATAGCAGTGAGAGTGATTGTAGAGAACTCATATCAGAGCCCAGAAGGTTCAGTAATGATGAGACTGGTGGAGCTAAACTTACGTACGCATTGTCTCACATGCCTGCTGATGCCAGACCTCTTCTTGTTTTTATCAACAAGAGAAGTGGGGCACAGCGCGGAGATTCACTCAAGCACAGGCTACATTTTCTTTTGAATCCAGTGCAG GTGTTCGAGTTGAGTTCATCGCAGGGGCCAGAAACAGGCCTATTTTTGTTCAGAAAGGTATCACATTTCAGAATACTTGTGTGTGGTGGCGATGGTACTGTTGGTTGGCTTCTTGATGCGATAGATAGGCAAAATTATGAATCACCCCCGCCTGTTGCAATTCTTCCAGCTGGCACTGGCAATGATCTTTCAAGAGTTCTATCATGGGGAGGTGGCCTAGGTGCTGTTGAGAAGCAAGGTGGTCTTTGCACAGTTTTACATGACATAGAACATGCAGCAGTCACCATCCTGGATAGATGGAAGGTGACAGTACAAGATAAGAAATCAAAGAATGTACTTCTAGTGAAGTACATGAACAACTATCTAG GTATTGGTTGTGATGCAAAGGTTGCACTTGACATTCATAATCTCCGCGAAGAAAATCCTGAAAAGTTCTATAGTCAG TTCTTAAATAAGGTGCTATATGCAAGGGAAGGTGCAAAGAGTATCATCGATAGAACATTTGCGGACTTACCCTGGCAACTTCGATTAGAGGTTGATGGCACTGAGATTGAGATACCAGAG GACTCAGAAGGTGTCCTTGTTGCAAACATCCCAAGCTATATGGGAGGGGTTGACTTGTGGCAGGATGAGGATGAGAATCCTGAAAACTTTGACCCACAGTCAATTCATGATAAGATGCTTGAAGTGGTTAGTATTACAGGAACATGGCATCTGGGAACACTTCAG TTTGGACTTTCTCGGGCACGGAGGATTGCTCAAGGTCAGACGATCAAGATACGAATGTTTGCTCCTTTACCAGTTCAAGTGGACGGCGAACCTTGGGTCCAGAACCCTTGCACGCTGAAGATATCCCACCATGGGCAG GCTTTCATGTTGAGAAGGACGATTGAAGAGTCTCTTGGTCAGGCTGCTGCGATTGTGACCGACGTGCTTGAACATGCCGAATCCAGTCACGTAATCACCGCTTCCCAGAAGAGAGCCCTCCTCCAAGAAATGGCTCTAAGGCTGTCATGA
- the LOC133912717 gene encoding diacylglycerol kinase 1-like isoform X2, with the protein MRMAWLKDKFEMHKLHWYIRSPTPSEFWISVVACFTVSLVGLWTFLYFFSLWRRKISISWMKMIARSKRRNIERNHKVPTSEHVWSTESLFRAKGLRCCVCLESISPAQPLGQMMMSENLVHRCNVCGAAAHIICSSNSQDCKCVSMFGSKHVIHQWTVVWTDRADQSEEGQYCCYCEEPCSESFLGSPPIYCCMWCQRLVHVDCQSAMATETGDICDLGLFKRLILSPLFIRTMSKSGGILSSITHGANEFASTVRGHLRSRSKKQKHPNRLPSDSTLGDSNDDSSSDTTLNFNQRAKDLKATGVSPQRSAESEHDSSESDCRELISEPRRFSNDETGGAKLTYALSHMPADARPLLVFINKRSGAQRGDSLKHRLHFLLNPVQVFELSSSQGPETGLFLFRKVSHFRILVCGGDGTVGWLLDAIDRQNYESPPPVAILPAGTGNDLSRVLSWGGGLGAVEKQGGLCTVLHDIEHAAVTILDRWKVTVQDKKSKNVLLVKYMNNYLGIGCDAKVALDIHNLREENPEKFYSQDSEGVLVANIPSYMGGVDLWQDEDENPENFDPQSIHDKMLEVVSITGTWHLGTLQFGLSRARRIAQGQTIKIRMFAPLPVQVDGEPWVQNPCTLKISHHGQAFMLRRTIEESLGQAAAIVTDVLEHAESSHVITASQKRALLQEMALRLS; encoded by the exons ATGAGAATGGCCTGGTTGAAAGACAAATTCGAAATGCATAAGCTCCACTGGTACATTAGATCCCCTACTCCATCAGAGTTTTGGATATCAGTCGTTGCTTGCTTCACTGTTAGTTTAGTTGGTCTTTGGACATTTTTGTACTTCTTTTCACTGTGGCGGCGAAAGATCAGTATAAGCTGGATGAAAATGATTGCCAGATCGAAGAGGAGGAATATTGAAAGAAACCACAAGGTTCCTACTTCTGAACATGTTTGGAGTACAGAATCTTTGTTTCGTGCAAAAGGGCTGAGGTGCTGTGTATGCTTGGAATCTATTTCACCTGCCCAGCCCCTTGGGCAAATGATGATGTCAGAAAATTTGGTTCACCGTTGCAATGTTTGTGGTGCAGCTGCACACATAATCTGCTCTTCGAATTCTCAGGACTGTAAATGTGTCTCAATGTTTGGGTCCAAACATGTGATCCATCAATGGACTGTAGTCTGGACAGATAGAGCTGATCAATCTGAAGAAGGTCAGTATTGTTGTTACTGTGAGGAGCCATGCAGTGAATCTTTTCTTGGAAGTCCTCCCATATACTGCTGCATGTGGTGCCAACGATTGGTGCATGTTGATTGCCAGTCAGCCATGGCTACTGAAACAGGTGATATTTGTGACCTTGGCCTGTTCAAGCGCCTTATTCTTTCGCCACTTTTTATCAGGACTATGAGCAAATCTGGTGGCATCTTAAGTTCTATAACTCATGGAGCAAATGAATTTGCATCCACTGTGCGAGGACACCTTAGGAGCCGAAGCAAAAAGCAGAAGCATCCCAACAGATTGCCTTCTGACTCTACCCTTGGTGACAGTAACGATGATTCATCAAGTGACACCACGTTGAATTTTAACCAGAGGGCTAAGGATTTAAAAGCAACTGGGGTCAGTCCTCAGAGGAGTGCTGAGAGTGAGCATGATAGCAGTGAGAGTGATTGTAGAGAACTCATATCAGAGCCCAGAAGGTTCAGTAATGATGAGACTGGTGGAGCTAAACTTACGTACGCATTGTCTCACATGCCTGCTGATGCCAGACCTCTTCTTGTTTTTATCAACAAGAGAAGTGGGGCACAGCGCGGAGATTCACTCAAGCACAGGCTACATTTTCTTTTGAATCCAGTGCAG GTGTTCGAGTTGAGTTCATCGCAGGGGCCAGAAACAGGCCTATTTTTGTTCAGAAAGGTATCACATTTCAGAATACTTGTGTGTGGTGGCGATGGTACTGTTGGTTGGCTTCTTGATGCGATAGATAGGCAAAATTATGAATCACCCCCGCCTGTTGCAATTCTTCCAGCTGGCACTGGCAATGATCTTTCAAGAGTTCTATCATGGGGAGGTGGCCTAGGTGCTGTTGAGAAGCAAGGTGGTCTTTGCACAGTTTTACATGACATAGAACATGCAGCAGTCACCATCCTGGATAGATGGAAGGTGACAGTACAAGATAAGAAATCAAAGAATGTACTTCTAGTGAAGTACATGAACAACTATCTAG GTATTGGTTGTGATGCAAAGGTTGCACTTGACATTCATAATCTCCGCGAAGAAAATCCTGAAAAGTTCTATAGTCAG GACTCAGAAGGTGTCCTTGTTGCAAACATCCCAAGCTATATGGGAGGGGTTGACTTGTGGCAGGATGAGGATGAGAATCCTGAAAACTTTGACCCACAGTCAATTCATGATAAGATGCTTGAAGTGGTTAGTATTACAGGAACATGGCATCTGGGAACACTTCAG TTTGGACTTTCTCGGGCACGGAGGATTGCTCAAGGTCAGACGATCAAGATACGAATGTTTGCTCCTTTACCAGTTCAAGTGGACGGCGAACCTTGGGTCCAGAACCCTTGCACGCTGAAGATATCCCACCATGGGCAG GCTTTCATGTTGAGAAGGACGATTGAAGAGTCTCTTGGTCAGGCTGCTGCGATTGTGACCGACGTGCTTGAACATGCCGAATCCAGTCACGTAATCACCGCTTCCCAGAAGAGAGCCCTCCTCCAAGAAATGGCTCTAAGGCTGTCATGA
- the LOC133912717 gene encoding diacylglycerol kinase 1-like isoform X3 gives MMMSENLVHRCNVCGAAAHIICSSNSQDCKCVSMFGSKHVIHQWTVVWTDRADQSEEGQYCCYCEEPCSESFLGSPPIYCCMWCQRLVHVDCQSAMATETGDICDLGLFKRLILSPLFIRTMSKSGGILSSITHGANEFASTVRGHLRSRSKKQKHPNRLPSDSTLGDSNDDSSSDTTLNFNQRAKDLKATGVSPQRSAESEHDSSESDCRELISEPRRFSNDETGGAKLTYALSHMPADARPLLVFINKRSGAQRGDSLKHRLHFLLNPVQVFELSSSQGPETGLFLFRKVSHFRILVCGGDGTVGWLLDAIDRQNYESPPPVAILPAGTGNDLSRVLSWGGGLGAVEKQGGLCTVLHDIEHAAVTILDRWKVTVQDKKSKNVLLVKYMNNYLGIGCDAKVALDIHNLREENPEKFYSQFLNKVLYAREGAKSIIDRTFADLPWQLRLEVDGTEIEIPEDSEGVLVANIPSYMGGVDLWQDEDENPENFDPQSIHDKMLEVVSITGTWHLGTLQFGLSRARRIAQGQTIKIRMFAPLPVQVDGEPWVQNPCTLKISHHGQAFMLRRTIEESLGQAAAIVTDVLEHAESSHVITASQKRALLQEMALRLS, from the exons ATGATGATGTCAGAAAATTTGGTTCACCGTTGCAATGTTTGTGGTGCAGCTGCACACATAATCTGCTCTTCGAATTCTCAGGACTGTAAATGTGTCTCAATGTTTGGGTCCAAACATGTGATCCATCAATGGACTGTAGTCTGGACAGATAGAGCTGATCAATCTGAAGAAGGTCAGTATTGTTGTTACTGTGAGGAGCCATGCAGTGAATCTTTTCTTGGAAGTCCTCCCATATACTGCTGCATGTGGTGCCAACGATTGGTGCATGTTGATTGCCAGTCAGCCATGGCTACTGAAACAGGTGATATTTGTGACCTTGGCCTGTTCAAGCGCCTTATTCTTTCGCCACTTTTTATCAGGACTATGAGCAAATCTGGTGGCATCTTAAGTTCTATAACTCATGGAGCAAATGAATTTGCATCCACTGTGCGAGGACACCTTAGGAGCCGAAGCAAAAAGCAGAAGCATCCCAACAGATTGCCTTCTGACTCTACCCTTGGTGACAGTAACGATGATTCATCAAGTGACACCACGTTGAATTTTAACCAGAGGGCTAAGGATTTAAAAGCAACTGGGGTCAGTCCTCAGAGGAGTGCTGAGAGTGAGCATGATAGCAGTGAGAGTGATTGTAGAGAACTCATATCAGAGCCCAGAAGGTTCAGTAATGATGAGACTGGTGGAGCTAAACTTACGTACGCATTGTCTCACATGCCTGCTGATGCCAGACCTCTTCTTGTTTTTATCAACAAGAGAAGTGGGGCACAGCGCGGAGATTCACTCAAGCACAGGCTACATTTTCTTTTGAATCCAGTGCAG GTGTTCGAGTTGAGTTCATCGCAGGGGCCAGAAACAGGCCTATTTTTGTTCAGAAAGGTATCACATTTCAGAATACTTGTGTGTGGTGGCGATGGTACTGTTGGTTGGCTTCTTGATGCGATAGATAGGCAAAATTATGAATCACCCCCGCCTGTTGCAATTCTTCCAGCTGGCACTGGCAATGATCTTTCAAGAGTTCTATCATGGGGAGGTGGCCTAGGTGCTGTTGAGAAGCAAGGTGGTCTTTGCACAGTTTTACATGACATAGAACATGCAGCAGTCACCATCCTGGATAGATGGAAGGTGACAGTACAAGATAAGAAATCAAAGAATGTACTTCTAGTGAAGTACATGAACAACTATCTAG GTATTGGTTGTGATGCAAAGGTTGCACTTGACATTCATAATCTCCGCGAAGAAAATCCTGAAAAGTTCTATAGTCAG TTCTTAAATAAGGTGCTATATGCAAGGGAAGGTGCAAAGAGTATCATCGATAGAACATTTGCGGACTTACCCTGGCAACTTCGATTAGAGGTTGATGGCACTGAGATTGAGATACCAGAG GACTCAGAAGGTGTCCTTGTTGCAAACATCCCAAGCTATATGGGAGGGGTTGACTTGTGGCAGGATGAGGATGAGAATCCTGAAAACTTTGACCCACAGTCAATTCATGATAAGATGCTTGAAGTGGTTAGTATTACAGGAACATGGCATCTGGGAACACTTCAG TTTGGACTTTCTCGGGCACGGAGGATTGCTCAAGGTCAGACGATCAAGATACGAATGTTTGCTCCTTTACCAGTTCAAGTGGACGGCGAACCTTGGGTCCAGAACCCTTGCACGCTGAAGATATCCCACCATGGGCAG GCTTTCATGTTGAGAAGGACGATTGAAGAGTCTCTTGGTCAGGCTGCTGCGATTGTGACCGACGTGCTTGAACATGCCGAATCCAGTCACGTAATCACCGCTTCCCAGAAGAGAGCCCTCCTCCAAGAAATGGCTCTAAGGCTGTCATGA
- the LOC133911111 gene encoding zinc finger protein ZAT4-like encodes MDDGVLLGTSSTRHICKVCRKGFPCGRSLGGHMRSHSLAEVAAADGDTDADDDDEERQERRGTNGVAGSGGGGYALRENPKKTRRLSGLEGGGGEDECLGDRGELLSSFGQELGQVHRHAPGRGGCADGRDVSVEVEAPREDEDEDMFIPSEAAVLMPAPRRRRRSTRVPAPAPPPAAARDAFDKESEDVALCLIMLSRDTPGRRGTPDKDMRRRDGLARNGHYHDADSDDASALFQYADVGIAKSKKRKAAPSHSGDEIRGRYVCPGCDRAFQSYQALGGHRASHKRINSSCCIAKVAPDQPEPSVETNASFSTASAPASPDVDGADRTVVAVKAKKVIKFECPICFKVFGSGQALGGHKRSHSIAGELYERAHANSDAGIVEPEQSLIAAGFLDLNLPAPGAED; translated from the coding sequence ATGGATGATGGGGTTCTGCTTGGTACCAGTTCGACTCGACACATCTGCAAGGTGTGCCGGAAGGGCTTCCCCTGCGGCCGGTCGCTCGGCGGCCACATGCGCTCACATTCCctggcggaggtggcggcggccgaCGGCGACACCGACGctgatgacgacgacgaggagcgcCAAGAACGGCGGGGCACGAATGGCGTCGCGGGGTCGGGCGGGGGAGGTTATGCGCTGAGGGAGAACCCCAAGAAGACGCGCCGGCTCTCAGGGCTcgagggcggcggtggcgaagACGAGTGCCTTGGTGACCGAGGCGAGCTGCTCTCGTCGTTCGGGCAAGAGTTGGGCCAAGTGCACCGCCATGCACCTGGACGTGGGGGCTGTGCCGACGGAAGGGACGTCAGCGTGGAGGTGGAAGCGCCGagggaggacgaggacgaggacatGTTCATCCCAAGTGAAGCGGCGGTCCTGATGCCGGCGCCGAGGCGGAGGCGCCGCTCGACGCGCGTGccggcccccgcgccgccgcctgctGCTGCGCGCGACGCGTTCGACAAGGAGTCGGAGGACGTCGCGCTCTGCCTCATCATGCTGTCGCGCGACACCCCAGGCCGGCGGGGCACGCCGGATAAGGACATGAGGAGGCGAGACGGCCTCGCAAGAAATGGCCACTACCACGATGCCGACTCTGACGACGCCTCTGCTCTCTTCCAATACGCGGACGTCGGGATCGCCAAGAGCAAGAAGCGGAAGGCTGCTCCGAGCCACTCTGGCGACGAGATACGGGGCCGGTACGTGTGCCCAGGGTGTGACAGGGCCTTCCAGTCCTACCAAGCGCTTGGCGGCCACCGTGCCAGCCATAAACGCATTAACAGCAGCTGCTGTATCGCCAAGGTCGCGCCTGACCAGCCGGAGCCGAGCGTCGAGACCAACGCCTCCTTCAGCACAGCGTCGGCACCGGCGTCGCCGGACGTCGACGGCGCAGACAGAACGGTGGTTGCGGTGAAGGCAAAGAAGGTGATCAAGTTTGAGTGTCCCATCTGCTTCAAGGTGTTCGGCTCGGGGCAGGCTCTCGGCGGGCACAAGCGGTCGCACTCTATTGCCGGCGAACTCTACGAGCGTGCCCATGCCAATAGCGATGCCGGCATTGTTGAGCCGGAGCAGTCTCTGATTGCTGCTGGATTTCTTGATCTCAACCTGCCAGCACCAGGAGCTGAGGATTGA